The Methanopyrus kandleri AV19 DNA segment TCTTACTCTCGTCGATAGTCAACAATGCGGGTTCGTCCCCAACGGCCAGGATCATCGCTTCCGACCGTACGCCGAACATCTCTTTGGGTTGGATGTTGGCTAGTACAACCACCTTACGTCCGACGAGCTCCTCTGGCTCATACGTAGGATACAGTCCGGCTACTGCTGTTACGGTACGATCTCCGATATCGATCCGGAGCTTGATGAGTCGATCAGAGCCCTCGACACGTTCCGCTTCTTTGATCTTGCCTACCCGCAGGTCTAATCGATTGAATTCCTCGAGCGATACGTACTCGTCGTCCTGCCCTTCGGACTCTCCTGATTCTTCCGGCAGTAACGCCTTAGCTTTCTCAAGGTCCTCCTCCGTTACCTTCGGGAAAATGGGCTCGGGCTCCGGTATCTCCTTAGTCTCTACGTCCTCCAAGGCTTCTTCCCAATCGACGTCATGTACGGAGTCTTCGTAACCAAGACTCTGCCAAATCTTCTCCGCACTATCCGGAAGGAACGGGGCTAACATTACAGCTAGCGCTTTCACAATTCTAGCGCACCCACGTAGAACTTCGGCACAACGCTCTGGATCTTCATCCTTAAGTTTCCACGGCTCGTGTTCTTGGAAGTACTCATTCCCAAACTTAGATAGACGTAATACCTCTGTGAGCGCCTCCCTGAATCGGAACTTCTCCAGATGTTCCGTCACACGCTGGTGAGTTTCTTTTATCTTATCGACTATCTCCTGGTCAGTCTCGGCTTCGGGAACGTTTCCGTCTAAGAATCTATAAATAAACGATAGCGTGCGATACACAAAGTTACCTAAGTTAGCCACTAATTCGTTGTTCACACGGTCCCGGAAGTCTCCCCACGAGAAATCCGCATCCCTGGTGAGCGGGCTCACCACTATGAGGTAGTATCGTAGCAGATCCGCAGGGAACAGCTTGGTGAAGTCTTTGACCCACACTACCCAACCACGACTTGTACTCATCTTTTCTCCTTCTAAGGTCAAATACTCGCCAGCCACGATAGTGTATGGGAGAGTCGCTCCGACGCCCATGAGCATGGCCGGCCAGAACAGGGCGTGATGGACTATTATGTCCTTACCGATGAAGTGAACTATTTTCGTATCTTCACTAAACCAGTAGTCTTTCCAGTCTTGACCTACCCTATCACAGTATTGTTTCGTGAACGTTACGTATCCTATAGGAGCATCGAACCAAACATAAAACACCTTATCTTCGTATCCTTCCAGGGGAACGGGTACTCCCCAGTCTAGATCACGCACTATATCCCAATCCTTGAGTCCTTCACGAACCCATTGGATGGCATAATTACGCACGTTCTTAGGCAGATTGTCGTTGGACTCTAACCACTTCTTCAGATCTTCTTCGAATTCGCTAAGCTTGAAGAACAGGTGCATAGTGCGCCGGACCTCTGGCTTCGATCCACAGATGACACACCTCGGCTCTTCGAGTTGTACGGGCTCCAGGTAGCGACCGCAGGCCTCGCAATGGTCGCCTCGGGCACCTTCAGCACCGCAGTAGGGGCATACTCCTTCGACGTACCTGTCCGGAAGGGGCCTTTCGCACTCAGGACAGTAGAGTTGTTCGACCTCCCTCTCCTCTATGTACCCCGCTTCGTACAACCTCTTGAAAAACCATTGTGTCATATCCACGTGGTCAGGATTGAACTCGCGGCAGGTGCATGAGAACTCGTCGAAGTGGATGTTCAATCGCTCTAAGTCCTCTTTGATCATCTCGTGGTATTTTTCCACGATCTCCTCGGGATCCTTCCCCTCGAGCTCGGCCTGTAGCGCTATCGGGACCCCGTGGTTGTCAGTCCCGCCGATATGTATAGCGTCGATACCACGCATCTTGAGGAACCTCGTGTACACATCGGCGGGGAGGTACGTGCTCCTAACGTGGCCGATGTGGAGTGGGCCGTTGGTGTACGCCAAGGCCGTAGTTACGAGTACCTTCCCCAATACCGGCTACCCCCAAATGCACCTGGCTACGTCCGTGAACGTCACTATCCGGGACACGACCACCCCGTGGCGCCTCAGCTGCTTCACCATAGAAGGTACGAGATTCACCTCACGATCGACCTCGGCTCCCAGTTCGACCCGGTAGACGCTCCCCATCTTTTTGACGCCGAGAACTCCCACCACACCGTCAGTCGACTTCAGGGCTTCGGTTAAGTCGCGGGGGGAACCGTACAGGACTCGCAGCTCCAGGATGTACCCGCGAATTTTGCGGACCCTCGCTTTGGGAACCTGGAGT contains these protein-coding regions:
- the metG gene encoding methionine--tRNA ligase, whose protein sequence is MGKVLVTTALAYTNGPLHIGHVRSTYLPADVYTRFLKMRGIDAIHIGGTDNHGVPIALQAELEGKDPEEIVEKYHEMIKEDLERLNIHFDEFSCTCREFNPDHVDMTQWFFKRLYEAGYIEEREVEQLYCPECERPLPDRYVEGVCPYCGAEGARGDHCEACGRYLEPVQLEEPRCVICGSKPEVRRTMHLFFKLSEFEEDLKKWLESNDNLPKNVRNYAIQWVREGLKDWDIVRDLDWGVPVPLEGYEDKVFYVWFDAPIGYVTFTKQYCDRVGQDWKDYWFSEDTKIVHFIGKDIIVHHALFWPAMLMGVGATLPYTIVAGEYLTLEGEKMSTSRGWVVWVKDFTKLFPADLLRYYLIVVSPLTRDADFSWGDFRDRVNNELVANLGNFVYRTLSFIYRFLDGNVPEAETDQEIVDKIKETHQRVTEHLEKFRFREALTEVLRLSKFGNEYFQEHEPWKLKDEDPERCAEVLRGCARIVKALAVMLAPFLPDSAEKIWQSLGYEDSVHDVDWEEALEDVETKEIPEPEPIFPKVTEEDLEKAKALLPEESGESEGQDDEYVSLEEFNRLDLRVGKIKEAERVEGSDRLIKLRIDIGDRTVTAVAGLYPTYEPEELVGRKVVVLANIQPKEMFGVRSEAMILAVGDEPALLTIDESKREVEPGERIR